In Acidobacteriota bacterium, the DNA window AGCCGGGCTTCCCCTGCGACGACCTGTGCTACTGCTTTGATCCGCACGTGGGAGTCGTTCCCGCCTGGTGCTGCGAGTCGACCTACTTGATCTGTTCATGAGGCCGGAGCCTCAAAGCCCTGCAACCAAGCTGGCCCGGGGATCCCCGTTGATTCGGGACTTCCCGGGCCGTTTTGTATCAGCCCCACTTGATCTCAAATTATTAATTCAGTAATGTTGAAAAAAGAGCGGGCGTTGCCAGGGACCCGCTCCTGAGGGGAATTGAGGGACTCATGTTGAGCCGACTGAAGCTTCTGGCGCTGGGTGGCGCCCTCCTTTGCGGGGGGCTGGGGTGTTCCGTTTCAACGCTTTCTCCCGGTGCTTCCGCTGCCGGCGATGATGAGAGTCCGGTGCAGTACGACGGGCAGGGACGCCTGCGCTTTCCTCAGGACTGGCGGCGCTGGGTGCTTGTGGGGTCCTCGCTGGGGCTGGGATATTCCGATCGCCAGGGGGCGGCCGGGCAGCAGGCCTTTCATCACGTCTTGATGGAGCCCTCGGCTTTTCGACACTACGAGCGCACGGGCGAGTTCGCCGAAAAGACCATGTTCGCCCTGGCCATCTACTCTCAGGGCAGCCGCCAGTCGATCGCCCGCGCCGGCTCCTACAGCAAGGACCTGATGGCTGTAGAGATCGCCCTGAAAGACCACGAGCGTTTCGAAGAGGGTTGGGCCTACTTCGACTTCGGCACCGGAAGGGCGGTCTCGCGGGCCTTCGACAAGTCCGGCTGCTGGTCCTGCCACAACGAGCACGGCCAGAAGGACAACGTCTTCCTGCAGTTCTATCCGGTCCTGCGCGGGGCGGAGCAGAGGGCGGAGTAGAGCAGGAAGCGTTCCCTGACGGTGGCGCGGCCCAGCAGCGCCAGTCCCTCAGGAAACAAATGGGTCAAGTCGAGCGGCTCTCGCTGGCTCTCCCTCGATCGGGCAGCAGGTGGATGGGCTCAGGCATGGTCAGTCCTCCAGCTGGTCCCAGGCCTGGGCGTGGCGCGCTTGGCGTTCGAACTGGGAGGGCTTGTAGTATTTCTGGTAGTACTCCAGTTCCAGGTGATGGAACTGCAGCCAGATGCCGGGCGTGAAGAAGGCGTCGACGTGGGCCGGGAAGCGGCCGTAGGTGTCGAAGATGTAGTTGCAGATGACCTTGACGTATTCTACCGCCTTGGGCGAGAAGCGGGCCGCGTTGCGCAGGAATTCCTCGGCGTGGCCGGTCTGATTGTAAGGCGCGGCGAAGACTTCCTGGTCGCCGTACATGACCTTCTGGTACTTGTCTTCCAGTACCCGGTCGACGGCTTCGTCCATGGAGTCGACATAGGGCGGACAGACGCCTTCCAGCAGTCCGTCCAGGCCCACGGGATTGGGCAGCGGGGCCGGCAGGGGAGGGTAGGTCTTCCAGTTCTTCTCGGGTTCCATAGTGCGGAATCCGAGACCCAGCAGCCCAGCCTGCTCGTCGCGCTGAAAGACGTAGGGGCTGGGGACGGCGGCGTGAATCCATCCGCCCAGGCCGATGCCTTGGCCCACCAGCATCAGGTTTTGCAGCAGGAAGTAGGCCTCGTAGTCGACCCGCCAAGCGTGTCCCAGTCCCAGCGGAATATTGATCTCGTTGTTGAGGAAGTCGTCCCGGGCCCACTTCAGTCCGCCCACGGGCTGGTAGGCGATCTCGGTGGGCAGCAGTCCCAGGAAGGAGGCCAGAGCGGCCAGCCCGCCCATCACGTCCTTGGGACGGAAGGCGCTCCAGTCGTCGAGGAAGAGAGGGCGCTGCCCGTCCGGCTCGGAAAGCAGGATGAGCATGATGTTGATGACCGCCCGGGTACAGTCCACCACCGGCAGGAAGACGGTGGTGCCGGGGCGGTTGGACATCTGCTTGTTCCAGCCCAGGTAGTAGGGAAAGCGGCGCGGAAACTCCAGGCGTCCGTCGTGGACTTTGACCTTGACTGCATCGGCTGCCGCCAGCCAGTCGGCGTCCTTCCAGTCCTCCCACTTGGGCGGCAGCTCGGCGAACATATCGAGGGCCTGCCGGTCGCTGGGACGCCGCAGCAGCCAGATCCCCTCGTCGTTAATCATGAAGAAGGAGGTGGCCTGGGCGTTGTCGGCGCTGCTGGCCGTGCGTCCTATGGCGTTGAGCATGGGCGTGCCCAGTTCCTCTCCTCCGTCGGGCATCACCAAGGGGCCGTCGTGCATGATGGGGCCTGTGAGTCCGGTGCAGACGATCAGCACCGCCTCTTCCAGCGGACTCAGCGGCTTGGGGTCGTTTTGACTGTGGTGACTCAGTTCTCCCGCCTCCAGCGAGGTGCCCTGGCTGATACGCCGGGTGCGGCGCTGGCGCATGGCGCTGAGAAGCGGGTAGTCGAACAGTTCGCCAAGTCCTTTGGTCTTCTGATCGTTGTCAGGCATTGTGACGGTCCAGTTCGGCGGCGATGAAGGGGAAGACGTCGCGGTCCGCGTTCTGGCCCACGAACATGTCCATGTGGGCGTAGTTGGGCAGCATGATGCGGCTGTAAAGGCCGGCATCGTTGTGCTTGGCCAGGGTGCGCAGCGTATCCATGGTCCCTTCGGGCAGAAAGAGCTGGTTTTCGGCCCCATGCAGCAGCGTGAGCGGGATAGCCAGCCGGTCGACATGGGGCAGATAGACGTTTTTTCCCTTCTCGTTGACGATCTTGCGCCGACGCACCATCTCGGCGAGATGGTTGAGCGACTTGAGGTTGGCCACGCCGAATACTTCGTGAAGTGCCTGGTGGGTGGCCAGGTTGAGCTGGCTGTGCTTGTAGACGGGGCCGTAGATGGTCTGGATGCGCCGGCACACGGCGCTCTGACAGCGCTCGAAGGAACGGTCGAATTTGAGCACATCGTCGGCCAGCCTGTCTTCCCAATTGTCCTTGTCGAAGTCGGTGGTGACGGTCTTCACCCCCAGCAGGGTAAGGATGGAGGACAGGCCGATCCCGGCCTTGAACTCGTTGAGGGTGTTGGTGATCGGGTAGAAGCCCAAAGCCGAACAAACCGCGGAGCGGACGCCCTCGAGTCCCGACATCATCGACATGAGGAAGGTCAGCGAGCCCACGCAGTGGGCCATCACCTGGATGTCGTCGGCGCCGGTCGCTTCCAGCACCTTCCGCACGGCGGCGGGATAGTCCTTGGTGGCGATGTCGTCCAGCGAGAACTGGGTGGAAGCGGCCTCCAAGTCGGGGCTGGCCCGGTAGTCGAAGAGCCAGATGTCGTAGCCGCTGGCGAAGAGGTACTCGGGCAGGTTGGTCTCCACCGTGTCCATGGTGTAGGCCTTCGACGAGGTGCCGAATCCGGGAGTGATCAGCACGGGCCCTTTTTCACCCCCCTGGTAGCGGATCATGCGCAATCGGGCTCCGTCCCCGTCGGCGGGGAAGAAGTGGATTTCAGGCGCGCTCATGCGCAGCGGACGCCTCTTGCGCGGGGGCACATCGTCGAGCATCTCGGTTGAGCGGGCGAAGACGCCTCCGTAGATGTCGAAGAGGGCGCCGGCGAAGAAGGCTCCGAATCGCCCGGTAGCTTCCAGGCGTTGCTGAACCGAGGAGGCGTTGGTCACCTGCAAGGTGGTCATCTGGCGCTGGAAGTCCTCGTTGCGGATCTTGAGGATGCCCCGGCCCAGCACGGGAGCACCGGCGTCCGCCCCCTCATGGAGGGTGATGAAGAGGGTGGTGGTGTCGTACCACATGTCATCGCCCGGATCGTCCTGAACCCGCTTGAACCCTTCGAACCAGAAGTTGCTCCCGTCCTCTGCGGTGAGCTTCATGCGGTAGCGCATCTTGCGCACGTCCCGGTCGTCCTGGGGATCGAGGAAGAGCAGGTTGAAGGCTCCCCCGGTGACGATCAGCGGCTGCTCGGAAAGCGCCGGGGCGATGACGCTGCCGGTCATGCGGGCGGCGTGTTCCGGATCCTCGAGGAAACCGTCGAGATCGTCGATCAGGATGGTGAGGATGAATTGAAAGGACGAGCCGTCCCGGAGGCCCTGGTCGTGAGCGGCCTGGTAATCCTCCTCCGTGACCTTGTCCGAGAAAAAGCCCCGCATGGTTTCGGTAAAGCGGATGCCCACCTGCTTGGGCGGGGCCTGGGGGATGGGATCGACGGGACCGAACTCGTAGTCGATGTTCCAACCCCGGTCGGCGGCCGCCACAGCACAGGCCCGCTCGGCCAGGGCCGAGATGGTGAGCAGCGGATTGACTCCCAGCGTGCGCGGGACCACCGCTCCGTCGGTGACATAGAGGTTGTCGTAAACTTGCTGACCCGCCGGGGAGGAGAAGACCTGTCCCTTGTGGTTGACCACTCCATCTTCGGCCCGCTCGGCCATGGCGCAGCCGCCCAGGGGGTGCACGGTGACGAGATCGTGCCCGAAGAGGCGACTCCAGGTGGGATTGCGCACATAGGTGCCGCCCAGCGGACGGGTGGCTTCGTGCAGCGTCTCGTTGATGGTTTTGAAGATGGGCTGGCTGCCCACACCCGGCCAGTGAATGCGCAGGCGGTCGTCTTCCAGGCGCATTTCGCCCATGCCGTCGTCGTGGGCCATCACCAGGAAGGCCTGGGTATTGCGGGTGGCGCCGTGATAGGGTCCCCGCAGGACGCTTTCCCACTCTCTCCGCTTCTCGGCGAAAAAGTCGCCGGCATCAGTGTCTTTACCGAAGACGGCCGCCGCTGCCGAAAGTCCCACGGGCAGCAGGTTGGCCACTCCTCCCGCCAGCGATCCTTCCTCGATCACGATCTCGTCTTCCAGCTTGTCTTTGTTGCGGAGGTCGATGATGCCGGTGATGGTCGGTCCGACGTGCTCGCGCCCCGCCGGGTCGCGGTGGCCGAATCCGACGGCGTCGATGGGCTGATCGTTGTTGTAGGCGAATCCCAGCGCGTCCCCGTTGCCGGTGAAGCGTTTGCCCACTTGATCGGAAAGGGACAGGCCTTCGGCTTTGGAACGCAGCAGGATCTCGGTGCTGCCCAGTGATCCGGCGCCGAGCACCACGATGTCGGCGGTTATGGCCATGGTAGGAGCCTGAAAAGCCTCGCGGCCGATTTCCAGCGGCT includes these proteins:
- a CDS encoding cytochrome P460 family protein; this translates as MLSRLKLLALGGALLCGGLGCSVSTLSPGASAAGDDESPVQYDGQGRLRFPQDWRRWVLVGSSLGLGYSDRQGAAGQQAFHHVLMEPSAFRHYERTGEFAEKTMFALAIYSQGSRQSIARAGSYSKDLMAVEIALKDHERFEEGWAYFDFGTGRAVSRAFDKSGCWSCHNEHGQKDNVFLQFYPVLRGAEQRAE
- a CDS encoding alpha/beta fold hydrolase, yielding MIRLSSPLEDIQPHYEVVVIGSGYGGGIAASRFARAKRQVCVLERGKELQPGEYPDTGPEMAAETQIDLPDAHLGSRTGLYDVRVNDDINVFMGCGLGGTSLVNANVSLEAVREVWEDPVWPQGVRDDIDTRIEQGYRRARAMLKPQAYPGDDLKKLQALQDSAEGMGVGDRFYRPPINVTFEDGFNHVGVEQQECERCGDCMSGCNYSAKNTTLMNYLPDAFNHGAKIFCQVSVRRLERRDDGTWEVHFQPLEIGREAFQAPTMAITADIVVLGAGSLGSTEILLRSKAEGLSLSDQVGKRFTGNGDALGFAYNNDQPIDAVGFGHRDPAGREHVGPTITGIIDLRNKDKLEDEIVIEEGSLAGGVANLLPVGLSAAAAVFGKDTDAGDFFAEKRREWESVLRGPYHGATRNTQAFLVMAHDDGMGEMRLEDDRLRIHWPGVGSQPIFKTINETLHEATRPLGGTYVRNPTWSRLFGHDLVTVHPLGGCAMAERAEDGVVNHKGQVFSSPAGQQVYDNLYVTDGAVVPRTLGVNPLLTISALAERACAVAAADRGWNIDYEFGPVDPIPQAPPKQVGIRFTETMRGFFSDKVTEEDYQAAHDQGLRDGSSFQFILTILIDDLDGFLEDPEHAARMTGSVIAPALSEQPLIVTGGAFNLLFLDPQDDRDVRKMRYRMKLTAEDGSNFWFEGFKRVQDDPGDDMWYDTTTLFITLHEGADAGAPVLGRGILKIRNEDFQRQMTTLQVTNASSVQQRLEATGRFGAFFAGALFDIYGGVFARSTEMLDDVPPRKRRPLRMSAPEIHFFPADGDGARLRMIRYQGGEKGPVLITPGFGTSSKAYTMDTVETNLPEYLFASGYDIWLFDYRASPDLEAASTQFSLDDIATKDYPAAVRKVLEATGADDIQVMAHCVGSLTFLMSMMSGLEGVRSAVCSALGFYPITNTLNEFKAGIGLSSILTLLGVKTVTTDFDKDNWEDRLADDVLKFDRSFERCQSAVCRRIQTIYGPVYKHSQLNLATHQALHEVFGVANLKSLNHLAEMVRRRKIVNEKGKNVYLPHVDRLAIPLTLLHGAENQLFLPEGTMDTLRTLAKHNDAGLYSRIMLPNYAHMDMFVGQNADRDVFPFIAAELDRHNA